A segment of the Streptomyces sp. NBC_01235 genome:
AGATGTGCTTCGGGTCCACGTCCTCGAGGGTCGGGGCGTACTTGCCCTTGGTGAGGGCACCGCCCTTGCCGGTGAAGTTGTGGCACTGCGCGCAGTTGGTGCGGAACAGCTCGCCGCCCTTGGCGATGTCCGCGCCCCCCGGGCCGTACTCGGCCTCGGTCGGGACGGACGGGCCGGCGCCGAGCGAGGAGATGTACGCGGCGAGCTGGTCGATCTCGGCCTGCGTGTAGATGTTCTTCTTCGCGGGCACCTGGGCGCCCTGGGAGGTCGCCGCCGGCATGCGGCCGGTACCGACCTGGAAGTCGACGGCCGCGGCGCCCACGCCGACCAGGCTCGGACCGTCGGAGCTGCCCTGACCGCCGGTGCCGTGGCAGCTGGCGCAGCCTACGGCGTAGAGCTTCTTGCCCTCGTCGATGGTGAGGGACTGGGCGGTGTCGTCTGCCTGCGCCTTGCTCGCAGGCGCGAACACGGCGTACAGCCCCCCTGTGCATGCCAGCGCGAGGAGTAGGACGACGAGCGCCGCCAGCGGATGGCGTCGTCGTGCGGAGAGCTTTTTCACGGATTACCCCGGTGTCAGGATCTTCTGCGTCGATGCTTGGGATGTGCGGGAGCGGGCCCCGGCTACTTGATCATGTAGATCGTGGCGAAGAGGCCGATCCAGACGACATCGACGAAGTGCCAGTAGTAGGACACGACGATGGCCGCTGTCGCCTGCTCGTGGGTGAACCTCTTGGCCGCGTAGGTGCGCCCGAGAACGAACAGGAAGGCGATGAGGCCGCCCGTCACGTGCATGCCGTGGAAGCCGGTGGTCAGGTAGAACACCGAGCCGTACGGGTCGGAGGAGAGCGAGAGCCCGTCCTTCTTCACCAGCTCCGTGTACTCGAAGATCTGCCCACCGATGAAGATCGCACCCATGATGAAGGTGACGATGAACCACATCCGGAGCTTCTTCACATCACCGCGCTCGGCGGCGAAGACGCCGAGCTGGCAGGTGAGGGAGGAGAGCACCAGGATCGTGGTGTTGGTGGCCGAGAACGGGAAGTTCAGGGACTCGGCCATTTCCTTCCAGTGATCAGGCCCCGTCACCGATCGCAGGGTGAAGTACATCGCGAAGAGGGCCGCGAAGAACATCAGCTCGGAACTCAGCCAGATGATGGTTCCGACGCTGGTGAGGTTCGGCCGATTGACCGACGGGTGCGCGTGCCCGGTTTCTACTGTCGTTGCTGTCGCCACGACCGACATTATGTCGGTCCCTTATCCCGCCCTCACTCCGGGGGGTGCCGTTCGGAGTGTTCGCACCGTGTGTACTGCCCGTATGGCCCATCGAAGTGGTGTTCCAAGCGGTGTTGACGAGGTGTTCAAGGGAGTAGCATCCGCGGCATCGGTTCTGTCCGTACGACGCTGATGTCACGGAGGAAGCATGCAGGCGACCGCCACGGTGCTGGTCTACAGCGACGACTCCAACACCCGCGAGCAGGTGCGGCTCGCGACGGGGCGCAGGCCCGCACCGGACGCCCCTGTGGTGGAGTTCGTGGAGTGCGCGACGCAGGCCGCGGCCGTCATGGAGCTGGACAAGGGCGGGATCGACGTCTGCGTCTTCGACGGGGAGGCCGTGCCGATGGGGGGCATGGGGTTGTGCCGGCAGGTCAAGGACGAGGTGTTCCAGTGTCCGCCGGTGCTCGTACTCATCGGACGGCCTCAGGACGCGTGGCTCGCCACGTGGAGTCGGGCCGACGCGGCTGTGACGTTGCCCGTGGAGCCCGTCGAGTTCGCCTCGGCGCTTGCTTCCTTGTTGCGGCAGAAGAGGCTTCAGCAGAGCGCCTGAGGGGCGGGGGCGCAGGGTTCCACGGCGCCTGAGGGCCTGTTGTGGCCTGTCGCGCCCGCGGCGGAGCCGCACATGTCACAGCCCCGCGCCCCTGACGGCACCTACACCGGCGCCGGGTTGAGTCGCCCCGTTTGCTGTCGGGTTTCCTGCTTGGCGCCGGTCAGGGCGCTGCCCTTGGTCCACTTGGTCCAGTCCAGGTTCCAGTCGCCGAAGCCGTTGCCGAAGGCTTCCATCGTGTTGCCGTTGCTGTGGACGACCTGGACGACGTCACCGGCGCGGATGTTCTCGAAGAACCACGCGGCGTTGGACGTGCTCATGCCCGTGCAGCCGTGGCTGACGTTCTCGTAGCCCTGGGAGCCCACGGACCAGGGGGCGGCGTGGACGTACTCGCCGCTCCAGGTGACGCGCGTGGCGTAGTAGACGGGCAGGTCGTAGGAGTCCGAGGAGCCCTCGGCGATGCCCACGGTGGTGCCGCGCATCCGTACGTAGTACTCCTTGCCCAGGACGACCTTGACGCCGTTGCGCGTCTCGAAGCCGGGCTTTCCGGTGGTGACGGGGATCTGGTTGATCTCCTTGTTGTTCCTGAAGACCGTCATGGAGTGCGAGGACGCGTCCGTGACGGCGACGACCCGGTCGCCGATCGTGAGCTTGAGGTCCTTCGTGGTGCCGCCCCACAGACGGTCGCCGATCTTGATGCCGTCCAGGTTGCTGTGCACCCGAAGAGTGGCGTGGGCGGGCCAGTAGTCCTTGGGGCGGTAGTGGAGTTCCTTGTCGTCCACCCAGTGCCAGCCGCCCTGCACAAAGGGCGTGGAGTCGACCTTGAGGGCCCGTTCGACGACGGCCCGCTGGGCGGGGTCCTTGACGGGCTGGTCCAGCTTGGCGGTGACGGGCTGGCCGACGCCGTACTCGCCGGCGTCGGGGCCGAACGCGACCGTCAGGCGCTTCTTCGTGGTGGGTTTGCCGGTGTCGAAGGTGAGGACCCGGCGGCCGGGTGCGCCGTCGTCGTCCTCGGTGCTCACGCGGACCGTGTAGTGGACGCCTGCGGCCAGCGGCTCGGTGCTGTGCCAGCGGCTGCCGTCGGCGGAGAGTTCGCCCGCGACGTAGCGGCCTGTGCCGTCCACCGCGGTGACGTCCGTGATGCGGTCGTCGTCCTCGGCGGTGACCTCCAGGGGCTTGTCCGGGTCGACCTTCTTCCCGTCGCCCTGGAGGCCGTTGAAGGAGATCTGGTCCGTCGCGTCGTAGGGGCGCGCGGAGAGGGGGTTGCCGTCCGAGCCGCAGGCGCTTGCGACCGCGCCCAGGGCGATCACCAGCAGGGTGCAGCCGACGACGGTGCGGGGGCGGGGTTGGTGGCTCATGACTTCACGCTAGGGAGCCACGTCAACCACGGCGCGCTGAGTGACACGGATGGAGGACGCTTGTTACGGCAAAAGCGTGAGCCCGGACCCTCCTGACGGAGTGTCCGGGCTCACGCCGCGTTCATCGCGTGCTACTGGGTGCGGTTCTCACCGTGGTAGTACTCGAAGACCCAGCCCCACAGGCCGATGAGGATCAGCGGCACGGAGAAGTACAGCAGCCACCAGCCCACCGCGACGCCCAGGAAGGCCATGGCGCCGCCGATGCCGAGCGACAGCGGCTGCCAGCTGTGCGGGCTGAAGAAGCCCAGCTCGCCGGCGCCGTCCGCGACGTCCGCCTCCTTGTTGTCCTGAGCGCCCGCGTCGACCCGCCGGGCGGTGAAGCCCAGGTAGAAGCCGACCATGATGCTCAGGCCGAAGGCCAGGAAGAGGGCCGTGGTGCCGGCCGGCTCCTTCGACCAGACGCCGTAGACGGTCGCCATGACGAGGAGGAAGACGCTCAGCCAGACGAACATCTTGCCCTGGATCTTCACTTGCCGGCCTCCTTGCTGCCCGAGATGGAGCTGGCGCCGTGTCCGGCGTGCTCCAGCTGCTCGAGCGCGGCGATCTCCGGGTGGTGCAGGTCGAACGCCGGGGATTCACTGCGGATCCGTGGCAGGGTGAGGAAGTTGTGACGCGGCGGCGGGCAGGAGGTGGCCCACTCCAGGGAGCGGCCGTAGCCCCACGGGTCGTCGACGCCGACCGGCTTGCCGTACTTGGCGGTCTTCCACACGTTGTAGAAGAACGGCAGGACGGACAGACCGAGGACGAACGAGCTGATCGTCGAGATCGTGTTCAGGGCGGTGAAGCCGTCGGCCGCCAGGTAGTCGGCGTACCGACGCGGCATGCCCTCGGCGCCCAGCCAGTGCTGGACCAGGAAGGTGCCGTGGAAGCCGATGAACAGCGTCCAGAAGGTCATCTTGCCGAGGCGCTCGTCGAGCATCTTGCCGGTGAACTTCGGCCACCAGAAGTGGAAGCCGGAGAACATCGCGAAGACGACGGTGCCGAAGACGACGTAGTGGAAGTGCGCCACCACGAAGTACGAGTCGGACACGTGGAAGTCCATCGGCGGCGAGGCCAGGATGACGCCGGTCAGACCACCGAAGGTGAAGGTGATGAGGAAGCCCGTCGCCCACAGCATCGGTGTCTCGAAGGACAGCGAGCCCTTCCACATCGTTCCGATCCAGTTGAAGAACTTCACGCCCGTCGGCACGGCGATGAGGAACGTCATGAAGGAGAAGAACGGAAGCAACACGCCACCGGTGACGTACATGTGGTGCGCCCACACCGTCACGGACAGACCGGCGATCGAGATGGTCGCGGCGATCAGACCCATGTACCCGAACATCGGCTTGCGGGAGAACACCGGGATCACTTCGGAGATGATGCCGAAGAACGGTAGGGCGATGATGTACACCTCTGGATGGCCGAAGAACCAGAAGAGGTGTTGCCACAGCAACGCGCCGCCGTTGGCGGCGTCGAAGACATGGGCGCCGAACTTGCGGTCCGCCTCCAGGGCGAACAGCGCGGCCGCGAGGACCGGGAAGGCCAGCAGGACCAGGACACCGGTCAGCAGCACGTTCCAGGTGAAGATCGGCATGCGGAACATGGTCATGCCCGGTGCGCGCATGCAGATGATCGTGGTGATGAAGTTGACCGAGCCGAGGATGGTGCCGAAGCCGGAGAAGGCCAGACCCATGATCCACAGGTCGCCGCCGATGCCCGGCGAGTGGACCGCGTCGGACAGCGGGGCGTAGGCGAACCAGCCGAAGTCGGCGGCACCCTGCGGGGTGAGGAAGCCCGCGACGGCGATGAGCGAGCCGAACAGGTACAGCCAGTAGGCGAACATGTTCAGTCGCGGGAAGGCGACGTCCGGCGCACCGATCTGGAGCGGCATGATCCAGTTCGTGAAGCCGGCGAACAGCGGCGTCGCGAACATCAGCAGCATGATCGTGCCGTGCATCGTGAACGCCTGGTTGAACTGCTCGTTCGACATGATCTGCAGGCCCGGTCGGGCGAGCTCGGCGCGCATGATGAGCGCCATGACGCCGCCGACACAGAAGAACGCGAACGACGTGACCAGGTACAACGTACCGATGGTCTTGTGGTCGGTGGTCGTCATCCACTTGACCACGACATTGCCGGGCTGCTTGCGCCGGACCGGCAGCTCATTCTCGTAGGAGTCTTCAGCTGCCGCGGCACCCTGGGGTTCGTTGAGGATGCTCACAGGTTGTTCGTCTCCCGGTTCTTCTCGTGGCTCGTCTGCTCGATGCCCGCGGGAACGTAACCGGTCTGCCCCTTCTTCACGAGGTCCTTGAGGTGCTGCTCGTAGCGCTCCTGGGAGACGACCTTCACGTTGAAGAGCATCCGGGAGTGGTCGACGCCGCAGAGCTCGGCGCACTTGCCCAGGAAGGTGCCCTCCTTGTTGGGGGTCACCTGGAAGGAGTTGGTGTGGCCCGGGATGACGTCCTGCTTCATGAGGAACGGCACCACCCAGAAGGAGTGGATGACGTCACGCGAGGTGAGGACGAAGCGGACCGTCTTGCCCTCGGGGAGCCAGAGGGTCGGGCCCGGGTTGTTGGTCTGCGGGTTCCGCTCACCGGGGGTGCCGCAGGTGTAGACGCCGCCCGCGTTGTCCGGGAAGTCCGTCTTGAACCGGTCCGGGATCGCGGCCAGGTTCTTGTCGGTCTTCGCGTTCCCGTCGGAACCTTCGACGTCTGCGATGTAGTTGAAGCACCAGCTCCACTGGAAGCCGACCACGTTGACCGTGACGTCGGGCTTCTTGTCGAGGCTCAGCAGCTTCGACTCGTCGCGGGCGGTGAAGTAGAACAACACCGAGACGATGATGATCGGGACCACCGTGTACAGCGCCTCGATGGGCATGTTGTACCGGGTCTGCGGAGGAACTTCGATCTTCGTGCGGCTGCGCCGGTGGAAGAAAGCACTCCACAGGATCAGGCCCCACACCAGCACGCCGGTGGCCAGCGCGGCAGCCCAGGAGCCCTGCCACAGGGAGAGGATCCGCGGAGCCTCTTCTGTGACCGGGGTGGGCATACCAAGGCGGGGGAAGTCCTTGTATGTGCAACCGGTGGCGGTCGCCAGGACCAGGCCCGCGGTCATTGCCTGCAGCAGCTTCCGCCGCATCGGGCGCCGCGGCGAGCGGTCGGAGCCGTTGGGACTCACGTAGCGCCTTCCCGAGAGTCTCGCCCGCGCGGTTGGCTGCGGCCTGCCTTCTCGCGGGTCGGTCGCCGCCCTGCGTCGGGCAGGGGTTTGGATGTTTATGCGGACCAAACCCTAGCCGACGCCCTCCGGGGGGTCGCGGGGAGGGTGGCATACGCGCCGCGGGTCACCCCGAAGGGGTGTTGACGGGCGCCTGATAGTGCCTAATAGCTCGTCAATGCGGGTTGTGCGGCGAGTGCGGGACGGTGGGGGCCTTTCGCGCCCACGCGGCGCAGCCGCGGATCGAAACGGTCCCGCGCCTCTTCGCAGCTCCCCCACGTCTAACGTTGCGGTGTGGCCTACTTCGACGCTGCTTCCGCTGCCCCGCTCCATCCCGTCGCCCGTCAGGCCCTGTTGGCCTCGCTCGACGAAGGGTGGGCGGATCCGGCCCGGCTGTACAGGGAGGGGCGGCGGGCGCGGATGTTGCTGGACGCGGCGCGGGAGGCGGCGGCCGAGGCCGTGGGCTGCCGGCCGGACGAGCTGGTGTTCACGTCCTCGGGGACGCGGGCCGTGCACTCGGGCATCGCGGGGGCGTTGACCGGACGGCGGCGGGTCGGGCGTCACCTGATCGTGTCGGCCGTCGAACACTCCTCGGTACTCCATTCGGCCGAGGCGTTCGAGGCGGAGGACGGGGCGGTGACCCGGGTGCCGGTGCTCCGGACCGGTGCGGTCGCCGTCGAGTCGTACGCCGACGCCCTGCGGTCGGACACCGCGCTCGCCTGTCTCCAGTCGGCCAACCACGAGGTGGGGACCGAGCAGCCGGTGGCGGCCGTGGCCGAGCTGTGCCGGGAGGCGGGGGTGCCGCTGCTGGTGGACGCGGCGCAGTCGCTCGGCTGGGGGCCGGTGGAAGGGCCCTGGTCGGTGCTGACGGCGAGCGCGCACAAGTGGGGCGGCCCGTCCGGGGTGGGGGTGCTCGCGGTGCGCAAGGGGGTGCGGTTCGCCGTCCAAGGGCCCGTGGACGAGCGGGAGTCGGGGCGGGCGGCCGGGTTCGAGAACATTCCGGCGATCGTGGCCGCGGCGGCATCGCTGCGGGCGGTGCGGGCGGAGACGGCGGCCGAGGCGGTGCGGCTGCGGGAGCTGACGGCGCGGATCCGGGCCCGGGTGGGGGCCGTCGTCCCGGATGTGGAGGTCGTCGGGGATCCGGAGCGGCGGCTGCCCGGGATCGTCACCTTCTCCTGCCTCTATGTCGACGGGGAGGCGCTGCTGCACGAGTTGGACCGGGAGGGGTTCTCCGTCTCGTCCGGGTCCTCCTGCACCAGCAGCACGCTGACGCCCAGCCATGTGCTGAAGGCGATGGGGGTGCTGAGTGAGGGGAACGTGCGGGTTTCGTTGCCGGCGGGGGTGGCCGAGGAGGACGTGGAGCGGTTCCTCGCCGTGCTGCCGGGGGCGGTGGCCGGGGTGCGGGAGAAGCTCGGGGCGCCCACGTCCGCGCCGGTGGCGGATGTGCGGGGCGAGGCGCTCGTCGTGGACGCGCTCGGCAAGCGGTGTCCGATTCCCGTCATCGAGCTGGCGAAGGTCTTCGGGGACGTGCCGGTCGGGGGCACGGTGCGGGTGCTGTCCGACGACGAGGCGGCCCGGCTCGACATCCCCGCGTGGTGCGAGATGCGGGGACAGGAGTACGTCGGTGAGGAGCCGGCGGACCGCGGCTCTGCCTACGTGGTCCGCCGGCTCTCCTGAGTCACGCCAGGTGCGTGCGGACCTCGGCCGCGGCCTCGTCGCCGTACGCCTTGGTGAAGCGGTCCATGAAGTGGGCGCGGCGCAGCTGGTACTCCTGGGTGCCGACCGTCTCGATGACGAGGGTGGCGAGCATGCAGCCGATCTGCGCGGCGCGCTCGTGGGAGACGCCCCAGGCGAGGCCGGAGAGGAAGCCGGCGCGGAGGGCGTCGCCGACGCCCGTCGGCTCGACCTTGGCCTCCTCCTGCGGGCAGCCGACCTCGATCGGGTCCTCGCCGTCGCACTCGACGCGGACGCCGCGCGAGCCGAGGGTGGTGACGCGGTGGCCGACCTTGGAGAGGATCTCGGCGTCGCTCCAGCCGGTCTTGGACTCGATGAGGCCCTTCTCGTACTCGTTGGAGAACAGGTACGTGGCGCCCTCCATCAGTATCCGGATCTCGTCGCCGTTCATGCGGGCGATCTGCTGGGAGAAGTCTGCGGCGAAGGGGATCGAGCGGGAGCGGCACTCCTCGGTGTGCCGGAGCATCGCCTCGGGGTCGTCGGCGCCGATCAGCACCAGGTCGAGGCCGCCCACGCGGTCGGCGACGGTCTTCAGCTCGATCAGGCGGGCCTCGCTCATCGCGCCCGTGTAGAAGGAGCCGATCTGGTTGTGGTCGGCGTCGGTGGTGCACACGAAGCGGGCGGTGTGCAGGGTCTCGGAGATGCGGACCGAGCCGGTGTCGACGCCGTGCCGGTCCAGCCAGGCCCGGTACTCGTCGAAGTCCGCGCCCGCGGCGCCGACCAGGACGGGGCGGGTCCCCAGCTGGCCCATGCCGAAGGCGATGTTCGCGCCCACTCCGCCCCGGCGTACGTCCAGGTTGTCGACCAGGAAGGACAGCGAGACGGTGTGCAGCTGGTCCGCGACGAGCTGGTCGGCGAAGCGGCCGGGGAACGTCATGAGGTGGTCGGTCGCGATGGAGCCGGTGACTGCGATGCGCACGGCGTGGACTCTCCTGTGGGGAGGGGGATTGACAGTTCACGCTACCCGGTCCACCCGCGCCACTGAAGCAGCCGAAACTACCCGATAGTAGATCTTTCTTCGCAGGCTCAAGCGTGCGTACGGTTCGCGTATGACGAACCTCAAGGTCCACGCCCCCGTTCCGGCCGACCTCGACGGCGATCTGGCGTCGCTGCGCGGTGACTGCGCCCGGATGGCTCCGCACTGGGCCGCCCCGGAGAAGATCACTTCCCGTCCGGTCTCCCCGTCACTCATCCACGGCGTGACCGTCCCGGCGAAGTCGGCACGACTGCTGGACACCATGCTCGACTACGGAAACTAGGGGGTTTTCCCTCGGTTTCTCTCGGCTTTCCTCGGTAGGGCGCTCGGAAGGGAACCGTGCGCTCCCCCGCCGCGTCCCATCGCCGTCCCCCGTAAAGGGGATGTGAGGTACGACAGCAGGGCAGCCGAAGGAGCGATGCGGTGAACACCGAGCGACCCGAGAACGACGACGCCGCGCGCGAGCCGGAGAAGACGGGCCCCGAAGAGGCGAAGGCCGAGGAGGCAGGCCTCTCCGAGGCCGTCGCGGAGCCGGCAGCCGCCACGGCCTCCGGCGCGGACGAACCCGCCGCGGATTCCGCCCCGGCCTCGGACGAACCTCCCGTCACTCCCGCCACGGACGCTCACGAGCCGTCCGTCAGCCCCGCCGTGGATGCTCACGAGCCGTCCGTCGCTCCCGCCACGGACGCGGACGAGCCTCCCGCCACGGACGCTCACGAGCCTCCCGTCAGCCCCGCCACGGACGCGGACGAGCCTCCCGCCACTCCCGCCACGGACGCTCACGAGCCGTCCGTCGCTCCCGCCACGGACGCTCACGAGCCGTCCGTCGCTCCCGCCACGGACGCGGACGAGCCGTCCGTCGCTCCCGTCCCGGACGCGGACGAGCCCGGCGGCTCCCGGCGGCGGTCCCCCGTTCTCATCGCCTCCGTCGCCGCCGCCGTTCTGTTGGTGGGAGGCGGTGGGGCGTACCTCACCTCCAGTGCCGTCAGCAGCTCGGGCGGAGGGTCCGGCTCCGGGTCGCCCTCCGGGGGCGGCACCCTGGCGGCGCTCCTCCTGGACGACTACTCCGGGGGTACGGGTACCTCCGACGGCGGTACGAACGGCATCGCACCCGGTGAGCCGAACCCCTACGGGGTGACGTACAAGGCCGACGGCACGCTCCCCGAAGGTCCCGACTCCGCGCCCGTGTACTGGGCGAAGGGCGCGGTCACGAAGGACGAGGTGGCCCGGCTGGCGAAGGCGCTGGGGGCCGACGGGACGCCGGTGGCCGACGGGGAGGCCTGGAAGGTCGGCGCCGCCGACGGTTCGGGGCCGGTGCTGCGGGTGAACCGGCAGGCGCCGGGAATCTGGACGTTCACCCGCTACGCGCCCGGCACCGACGACTGCACGGGCGGCACCGTCAAGTGCACCCGGGATCCCGCGGCTCCGGCCGGTGACCCGGTGAGCGAGGCGGTCGCGAAGAAGGCGGCGGCGCCCGTCCTGAAGGCGGTGGGCCAGGACGACGCCAAGGTGGACGCGAGCCAGATCATGGGCGCCCAGCGGGTGGTGAACGCCGACCCGGTGATCGGCGGTCTGCCCACGTACGGCTGGACGACCGGGATCAGCGTCAACGCGCAGGGCGAGGTCGTCGGCGCGAACGGGCAGCTGGAAGCGCCGGTGAAGGGTGACACGTACCCCCTGCTGAGCGCTCAGGAGGCGCTGGACGCGCTGAACGCGGCGCCGGGGAGCGATCACCGGATGGGCATCGGCGGCTGCGCCAGCCCGGTGCCGCTGAAGGACCGGCTGGAGAGTCCGTGCGGTGCGTCCACGGTGGCGCCGCAGCAGGAGACGGTGACGGTCGAGGACGCCGTGCTGGGGCTCGCCCCGCACACCTCGGGCGGACGGCAGGTGCTCGTGCCGTCCTGGCTGTTCGACGTGAAGGCCGCGGGGGCCGCGGACGGCTACACGGTGACGCAGCCGGCCGTCGAGCCGGCGTATCTGAAGTCCGCCACGACGCCGACGCCCTCCCCGACCCCGACCGGCACCTCGAGGACGCGTGACGTTCACCCGGACGGCTACACCGCCGAGGGCAAGGAGCTGACCGTGAGCTTCAGCGGCGGGGTGTGCGCCGACTACAAGGCGACGGCGGCCGAGAGCGGGGACGAGGTGAAGGTCACCGTGACCGAGACGCCCTGGCCGGACAAGATCTGCATCATGATCGCCAAGGAGTTCCACAAGACCGTGCAGCTGGACGAGCCGCTGGGCAGCCGGAAGGTGGTCGGCACGGACGGCGGGGCGATCCCCCTGGAGAAGCCGGGGGCGCGGCTGCCGCAGGTCCAGTAACGGTTACCGCAGCGAAC
Coding sequences within it:
- the qcrC gene encoding cytochrome bc1 complex diheme cytochrome c subunit, with amino-acid sequence MKKLSARRRHPLAALVVLLLALACTGGLYAVFAPASKAQADDTAQSLTIDEGKKLYAVGCASCHGTGGQGSSDGPSLVGVGAAAVDFQVGTGRMPAATSQGAQVPAKKNIYTQAEIDQLAAYISSLGAGPSVPTEAEYGPGGADIAKGGELFRTNCAQCHNFTGKGGALTKGKYAPTLEDVDPKHIYEAMQTGPQNMPSFPDTTLSEQNKKDIIAYLHAVNSDETNNPGGLELGGLGPVSEGLFSWIFGLGALIAVAVWVAARTAKAKKS
- the ctaE gene encoding aa3-type cytochrome oxidase subunit III gives rise to the protein MSVVATATTVETGHAHPSVNRPNLTSVGTIIWLSSELMFFAALFAMYFTLRSVTGPDHWKEMAESLNFPFSATNTTILVLSSLTCQLGVFAAERGDVKKLRMWFIVTFIMGAIFIGGQIFEYTELVKKDGLSLSSDPYGSVFYLTTGFHGMHVTGGLIAFLFVLGRTYAAKRFTHEQATAAIVVSYYWHFVDVVWIGLFATIYMIK
- a CDS encoding L,D-transpeptidase, whose product is MSHQPRPRTVVGCTLLVIALGAVASACGSDGNPLSARPYDATDQISFNGLQGDGKKVDPDKPLEVTAEDDDRITDVTAVDGTGRYVAGELSADGSRWHSTEPLAAGVHYTVRVSTEDDDGAPGRRVLTFDTGKPTTKKRLTVAFGPDAGEYGVGQPVTAKLDQPVKDPAQRAVVERALKVDSTPFVQGGWHWVDDKELHYRPKDYWPAHATLRVHSNLDGIKIGDRLWGGTTKDLKLTIGDRVVAVTDASSHSMTVFRNNKEINQIPVTTGKPGFETRNGVKVVLGKEYYVRMRGTTVGIAEGSSDSYDLPVYYATRVTWSGEYVHAAPWSVGSQGYENVSHGCTGMSTSNAAWFFENIRAGDVVQVVHSNGNTMEAFGNGFGDWNLDWTKWTKGSALTGAKQETRQQTGRLNPAPV
- a CDS encoding cytochrome c oxidase subunit 4; amino-acid sequence: MKIQGKMFVWLSVFLLVMATVYGVWSKEPAGTTALFLAFGLSIMVGFYLGFTARRVDAGAQDNKEADVADGAGELGFFSPHSWQPLSLGIGGAMAFLGVAVGWWLLYFSVPLILIGLWGWVFEYYHGENRTQ
- the ctaD gene encoding aa3-type cytochrome oxidase subunit I: MSILNEPQGAAAAEDSYENELPVRRKQPGNVVVKWMTTTDHKTIGTLYLVTSFAFFCVGGVMALIMRAELARPGLQIMSNEQFNQAFTMHGTIMLLMFATPLFAGFTNWIMPLQIGAPDVAFPRLNMFAYWLYLFGSLIAVAGFLTPQGAADFGWFAYAPLSDAVHSPGIGGDLWIMGLAFSGFGTILGSVNFITTIICMRAPGMTMFRMPIFTWNVLLTGVLVLLAFPVLAAALFALEADRKFGAHVFDAANGGALLWQHLFWFFGHPEVYIIALPFFGIISEVIPVFSRKPMFGYMGLIAATISIAGLSVTVWAHHMYVTGGVLLPFFSFMTFLIAVPTGVKFFNWIGTMWKGSLSFETPMLWATGFLITFTFGGLTGVILASPPMDFHVSDSYFVVAHFHYVVFGTVVFAMFSGFHFWWPKFTGKMLDERLGKMTFWTLFIGFHGTFLVQHWLGAEGMPRRYADYLAADGFTALNTISTISSFVLGLSVLPFFYNVWKTAKYGKPVGVDDPWGYGRSLEWATSCPPPRHNFLTLPRIRSESPAFDLHHPEIAALEQLEHAGHGASSISGSKEAGK
- the ctaC gene encoding aa3-type cytochrome oxidase subunit II, yielding MSPNGSDRSPRRPMRRKLLQAMTAGLVLATATGCTYKDFPRLGMPTPVTEEAPRILSLWQGSWAAALATGVLVWGLILWSAFFHRRSRTKIEVPPQTRYNMPIEALYTVVPIIIVSVLFYFTARDESKLLSLDKKPDVTVNVVGFQWSWCFNYIADVEGSDGNAKTDKNLAAIPDRFKTDFPDNAGGVYTCGTPGERNPQTNNPGPTLWLPEGKTVRFVLTSRDVIHSFWVVPFLMKQDVIPGHTNSFQVTPNKEGTFLGKCAELCGVDHSRMLFNVKVVSQERYEQHLKDLVKKGQTGYVPAGIEQTSHEKNRETNNL
- a CDS encoding cysteine desulfurase/sulfurtransferase TusA family protein, whose product is MAYFDAASAAPLHPVARQALLASLDEGWADPARLYREGRRARMLLDAAREAAAEAVGCRPDELVFTSSGTRAVHSGIAGALTGRRRVGRHLIVSAVEHSSVLHSAEAFEAEDGAVTRVPVLRTGAVAVESYADALRSDTALACLQSANHEVGTEQPVAAVAELCREAGVPLLVDAAQSLGWGPVEGPWSVLTASAHKWGGPSGVGVLAVRKGVRFAVQGPVDERESGRAAGFENIPAIVAAAASLRAVRAETAAEAVRLRELTARIRARVGAVVPDVEVVGDPERRLPGIVTFSCLYVDGEALLHELDREGFSVSSGSSCTSSTLTPSHVLKAMGVLSEGNVRVSLPAGVAEEDVERFLAVLPGAVAGVREKLGAPTSAPVADVRGEALVVDALGKRCPIPVIELAKVFGDVPVGGTVRVLSDDEAARLDIPAWCEMRGQEYVGEEPADRGSAYVVRRLS
- a CDS encoding carbohydrate kinase family protein, with product MRIAVTGSIATDHLMTFPGRFADQLVADQLHTVSLSFLVDNLDVRRGGVGANIAFGMGQLGTRPVLVGAAGADFDEYRAWLDRHGVDTGSVRISETLHTARFVCTTDADHNQIGSFYTGAMSEARLIELKTVADRVGGLDLVLIGADDPEAMLRHTEECRSRSIPFAADFSQQIARMNGDEIRILMEGATYLFSNEYEKGLIESKTGWSDAEILSKVGHRVTTLGSRGVRVECDGEDPIEVGCPQEEAKVEPTGVGDALRAGFLSGLAWGVSHERAAQIGCMLATLVIETVGTQEYQLRRAHFMDRFTKAYGDEAAAEVRTHLA